From one Streptomyces sp. Q6 genomic stretch:
- a CDS encoding energy-coupling factor transporter transmembrane component T: MTRRTLRAPRAHRSNALHPGAWWVWALGLGTAASRTTNPLLLALLIGVAGYVVAARRTEAPWARSYGAFVKLGLAVIGIRLVFAVVLGSPIPGSHLLVTLPEVPLPDWAQGVRIGGRVTLEGLVFALYDGLKLATLLICVGAANALASPSRLLKSLPGALYEAGVAVVVAMTFAPNLIADVRRLRAARRLRGRPDSGLRGLLQVGLPVLEGALERSVALAAAMDARGYGRTAEVPPLVRRATAVCTLGGLIGVCAGTYGLLAASGAGYGLPVLLAGVAAALAGLWLGGRRSVRTRYRPDVWGVRAWLVALSGVAAAAVMIWSGTRDPAALQPPVVPLTVPTLPLWPAAAVLLGLLPAFVAPAPPNPPTTEPTEAHP, from the coding sequence ATGACCCGTCGTACGTTGCGCGCCCCCCGGGCCCACCGTTCCAACGCCCTGCACCCGGGCGCCTGGTGGGTCTGGGCCCTCGGCCTGGGCACCGCCGCGTCCCGCACCACGAACCCGCTGCTGCTCGCGCTGCTCATCGGTGTCGCCGGATACGTGGTGGCGGCCCGGCGCACCGAGGCGCCGTGGGCGCGGTCGTACGGGGCGTTCGTGAAGCTGGGGCTCGCGGTGATCGGCATCCGTCTCGTCTTCGCCGTCGTCCTGGGGTCGCCGATCCCCGGCAGCCATCTGCTCGTGACGCTGCCCGAGGTGCCGCTGCCGGACTGGGCGCAGGGCGTCAGGATCGGCGGCCGGGTCACGCTCGAAGGGCTGGTCTTCGCGCTCTACGACGGCCTGAAGCTGGCGACCCTCCTCATCTGCGTCGGCGCGGCGAACGCGCTCGCCTCCCCGTCCCGGCTCCTCAAGTCACTGCCGGGCGCGCTGTACGAGGCGGGGGTCGCGGTCGTCGTGGCGATGACGTTCGCCCCGAACCTGATCGCCGACGTGCGCAGGCTGCGGGCGGCCCGCCGGCTGCGCGGCCGCCCGGACAGCGGGCTGCGCGGGCTGCTCCAGGTCGGGCTGCCGGTCCTGGAGGGCGCGCTGGAGCGTTCGGTGGCGCTGGCGGCGGCGATGGACGCGCGCGGCTACGGCCGCACCGCCGAGGTCCCGCCGCTCGTCCGCCGGGCGACGGCCGTCTGCACGCTCGGCGGTCTCATCGGGGTGTGCGCGGGAACGTACGGGCTGCTCGCCGCGTCCGGCGCGGGCTACGGCCTTCCGGTGCTGCTCGCCGGGGTCGCCGCCGCGCTCGCCGGGCTGTGGCTCGGCGGGCGGCGCTCGGTCCGCACCCGCTACCGGCCCGACGTGTGGGGCGTACGGGCCTGGCTGGTCGCCCTGTCCGGGGTGGCGGCCGCGGCCGTGATGATCTGGAGCGGCACCCGGGACCCGGCGGCGCTGCAACCGCCGGTCGTCCCGCTCACCGTGCCGACGCTGCCGCTGTGGCCTGCGGCCGCCGTCCTCCTCGGCCTCCTCCCGGCCTTCGTGGCCCCGGCGCCGCCGAACCCCCCGACCACCGAGCCGACGGAGGCCCACCCGTGA
- a CDS encoding ECF transporter S component, translated as MGPRSIAALLLVSAVGVVAIGWPLITGPGSQVNAHAQDAPWLFAALLVLLVAVVAATISESGLGPKAVAMLGVLAAAGAALRPIGAGTAGIEPMFFLMVLSGRVLGPGFGFVLGSLSMFASALLTGGVGPWMPFQMLSMGWFTMGAGLLPGPHSLRGLPERVMLAAYGFVAAFAYGTIMNLAGWPFMNALASSVAYQPDAALHENLARFLAYCLATSLGWDLGRAALTVVLTLTVGGAVLKALRRATRRAAFEAQVTFDGS; from the coding sequence CTGGGCCCACGCTCGATCGCGGCCCTCCTCCTGGTCAGCGCCGTCGGTGTCGTCGCCATCGGCTGGCCGCTGATCACCGGCCCCGGCTCCCAGGTCAACGCGCACGCCCAGGACGCGCCCTGGCTGTTCGCCGCGCTCCTCGTCCTGCTCGTGGCCGTCGTCGCCGCGACGATCTCCGAGTCGGGGCTCGGGCCCAAGGCGGTCGCCATGCTCGGGGTCCTCGCGGCGGCGGGCGCGGCGCTGCGCCCGATCGGCGCGGGCACGGCCGGTATCGAGCCGATGTTCTTCCTGATGGTGCTGAGCGGCCGGGTCCTCGGCCCCGGCTTCGGCTTCGTCCTCGGCTCCCTGAGCATGTTCGCGTCCGCGCTGCTCACCGGAGGCGTCGGCCCGTGGATGCCGTTCCAGATGCTGTCCATGGGCTGGTTCACGATGGGCGCGGGCCTGCTGCCCGGCCCGCACTCCCTGCGCGGCCTGCCCGAGCGCGTCATGCTCGCCGCCTACGGGTTCGTCGCCGCCTTCGCGTACGGCACGATCATGAACCTGGCGGGCTGGCCGTTCATGAACGCCCTCGCCTCGTCCGTGGCGTACCAGCCGGACGCCGCCCTGCACGAGAACCTGGCCCGCTTCCTCGCGTACTGCCTGGCCACCTCGCTCGGCTGGGATCTGGGGCGGGCGGCGCTCACCGTGGTGCTGACCCTGACCGTCGGCGGCGCCGTCCTGAAGGCGCTGCGCCGGGCCACGCGGCGGGCCGCCTTCGAGGCCCAGGTCACATTCGACGGGTCCTGA